A stretch of the Glycine soja cultivar W05 chromosome 13, ASM419377v2, whole genome shotgun sequence genome encodes the following:
- the LOC114380770 gene encoding glutathione S-transferase TCHQD-like has product MQLYHHPLDLDSQRVRFALEEEGVDYTSHHVNPITGKNLDSSFFKMNRHGRVPVFQNGSHIIYNTIDIIQYIERIAVVSSGVESISASSREVVEWMQKIHDWDPKFFTLSHIPEKYRLYVSKFIRQVAIARMSESPELASDYHRKLKEAYETEEKLKEADVLRRSKEHLVILLDEVERQLSETPYLAGQEFTMADVMLIPVLVRLKLLDLENEYITGRPNIAEYWILVQQRPSYKKVIGKYFNGWRKHKTLLKTWFLVRIRSFLKRY; this is encoded by the exons ATGCAGTTATATCATCATCCGTTGGATTTGGACAGCCAGAGGGTGAGATTTGCATTGGAGGAGGAGGGTGTAGATTATACATCCCACCATGTCAATCCGATAACTGGCAAGAACTTGGATTCCTCTTTCTTCAAGATGAATCGCCATGGAAGGGTTCCGGTTTTCCAAAATGGCTCTCACATCATTTACAATACTATTGATATAATCCA GTACATAGAAAGAATTGCTGTGGTTTCCTCAGGGGTTGAGAGTATCAGTGCCAGTAGCAGGGAAGTGGTTGAATGGATGCAGAAGATACATGACTGGGACCCCAAGTTTTTCACACTTTCACACATACCTGAGAAATACCGCCTTTATGTTTCCAAGTTCATAAGGCAAGTGGCGATTGCTCGCATGTCAGAGTCGCCCGAATTAGCAAGTGATTACCATAGGAAGTTGAAAGAAGCCTATGAGACTGAAGAGAAATTGAAAGAAGCAGATGTTTTGAGAAGGAGCAAGGAGCATTTGGTTATACTGCTTGATGAGGTGGAGAGGCAGCTGAGTGAAACACCTTATTTGGCAGGTCAAGAGTTTACCATGGCAGATGTGATGCTCATTCCAGTATTAGTTCGTTTGAAACTCTTGGATTTAGAGAATGAGTACATAACTGGAAGGCCAAACATTGCTGAGTACTGGATTTTGGTTCAGCAAAGGCCTAGTTACAAAAAGGTGATTGGTAAGTACTTCAATGGTTGGAGAAAGCACAAAACACTTCTAAAAACATGGTTCTTAGTTCGTATTAGAAGTTTTCTGAAAAGGTACTAG